In Oryza brachyantha chromosome 1, ObraRS2, whole genome shotgun sequence, the following are encoded in one genomic region:
- the LOC121053992 gene encoding protein DMP7-like, whose protein sequence is MSQQNGSGDARLAATTTPPPPPLPRSKGGEAAQQDKVLSASANLAQLLPTGSVMAYQALSSSFNNHGECYASNWWLTVSLVTFLTVFCIFFAFTDSIHLNGKVYYGVATRRTLMIFNDDEGLLNFQEEKNGKDTMGQQGAEQIEELTMGGHEAVVAQTDEKKLKLEQEELKERLEKLKLNWLDGLHAFFTAVVFLSVAFSDVGLQRCLFPHASHDTMELLKNMPLGMSFLSSFVFMIFPTTRHGIGFSNPNNSSTTSKKVGPGDVEAPAPQVP, encoded by the coding sequence ATGAGTCAACAAAACGGAAGCGGCGATGCCCGCCTCGCTGCCaccacgacgccgccgccgccgccgctgccgcggtCCAAgggtggcgaggcggcgcAGCAGGACAAGGTGCTGTCCGCGTCGGCGAACCTTGCGCAGCTGCTGCCGACGGGGTCGGTGATGGCGTACCAGGCGCTGTCGTCGTCCTTCAACAACCACGGCGAGTGCTACGCCTCCAACTGGTGGCTCACCGTCTCCCTCGTCACCTTCCTCACCGTCTTCTGCATCTTCTTCGCCTTCACCGACAGCATCCACCTCAATGGCAAGGTCTACTACGGCGTGGCCACCAGGAGAACCCTGATGATCTTCAACGATGACGAAGGCCTTCTGAATTTtcaagaagagaaaaatggaAAAGACACGATGGGACAGCAAGGAGCAGAACAAATTGAAGAACTAACGATGGGAGGACATGAAGCAGTAGTAGCACAGACTGATGAAAAGAAACTAAAACTAGAACAGGAAGAACTGAAGGAGAGACTGgagaagctgaagctgaattGGCTGGACGGTCTTCACGCCTTCTTCACGGCGGTGGTGTTCCTGTCCGTCGCATTCAGCGACGTGGGGCTCCAGAGATGCCTCTTCCCACACGCCAGCCACGACACCATGGAGCTGCTCAAGAACATGCCGCTGGGCATGTCGTTCCTGTCGAGCTTCGTGTTCATGATCTTCCCCACGACGCGACACGGCATTGGGTTCTCCAATCCCAACAACAGTAGCACCACCTCCAAAAAAGTTGGGCCAGGTGATGTAGAAGCACCGGCGCCACAGGTACCTTGA
- the LOC102711118 gene encoding peroxidase 24-like yields the protein MVTKKQEGNKLALLRLVAAAAAVVVVFAGSSGTAAAQAAGLKKGFYKKSCPKAEDIARRVVWNRVAGNPELAAKFLRMFFHDCFVRGCDASVLLDSASGTAEKNAAPNLSLGGFEVIEEVKAAVERECPGVVSCADVLALAARDSVSYQYGAALWEVETGRRDGTVSSDQEALADIPAPSSAFPVLLANFSAKGLALQDLVVLSGGHTIGIGHCNLFSSRLFNFTGKNNPSDVDPSLNPSYARFLQGQCRRNRNDNSTVVAMDPGSSLSFDSHYFVNLRARQGMFTSDAALLTDGRAAALVDKLQDPDVFLDHFKNSIKRMGQIGVLTGGSGQIRKRCSAVNS from the exons ATGGTGACGAAGAAGCAGGAAGGCAACAAACTGGCTTTGCTTCGcttggtcgccgccgccgccgcggtggtggtggtcttcgccggcagcagcggcactgcggcggcgcaggcggccgGGCTGAAGAAGGGGTTCTACAAGAAGAGCTGCCCCAAGGCGGAGGACATCGCGCGGAGGGTGGTGTGGAACCGCGTCGCCGGCAACCCGGAGCTCGCCGCCAAGTTCCTCCGCATGTTCTTCCACGACTGCTTCGTCAGG gGGTGCGACGCGTCGGTGCTGCTGGATTCGGCGAGCGGGACGGCGGAGAAGAACGCGGCGCCGAACCTGTCGCTGGGCGGGTTCGAGGTGATCGAGGAGGTgaaggcggcggtggagcgggaGTGCCCCGGCGTGGTGTCGTGCGCGGACGtgctggcgctggcggcgcGGGACTCGGTGTCGTACCAGTACGGGGCGGCGCTGTGGGAGGTGGAGAcggggcggcgcgacggcaccGTGTCCAGCGACCAGGAGGCGCTCGCCGACATCCCCGCCCCATCCTCCGCCTtccccgtcctcctcgccAACTTCTCCGCCAAGGGCCTCGCCCTCCAGGACCTCGTCGTCCTCTCTG GTGGGCATACAATCGGAATCGGGCACTGCAACCTGTTCAGCTCCAGGCTTTTCAACTTCACCGGCAAGAACAACCCGAGCGACGTCGACCCGTCCCTCAACCCATCCTACGCAAGATTCCTCCAG GGGCAGTGCAGGCGTAACCGGAACGACAACTCGACGGTGGTGGCGATGGACCCCGGCAGCAGCCTCTCGTTCGACAGCCACTACTTCGTCAACCTGAGGGCGCGGCAGGGGATGTTCACCTCCGACGCCGCGCTGCTCACcgacggccgcgccgccgcgctcgttgACAAGCTGCAGGACCCGGACGTCTTCCTCGACCACTTCAAGAACTCCATCAAGCGCATGGGCCAGATCGgcgtgctcaccggcggcagcggccagATCAGGAAGAGGTGCAGCGCCGTCAACTCCTAG
- the LOC121053977 gene encoding protein DMP3-like, whose product DEGAAASGGSKPAAQDKVLSASANLAQLLPTGSVMAYQALSSSFNNHGECYTSNWWLTVSLVSFLTVFCVFFAFTDSIHHNGKVYYGVAMSGGLRIFNGDDDSKFAIAHEKNIRNEQSQKEATTLTGWRSISRRNAQKVTDSTAAAVPVKPNDLTLRPEEIRAIQALTGELKKRKLHWLDGVHAFFTAVVFLSVAFSDVGLQKCLFPHAGRDTMELLKNMPLGMSFLSSFVFMIFPTTRHGIGFHGSDNSTSSEVGGPKPEGENKIDSAMAVYLKKEEEKKMNSSVVIEVETEEEDEISSSDVPGSNASSRTVADPEDIKAPRLAVKFYQP is encoded by the coding sequence gatgagggggcggcggcgtccggtgGCTCGAAACCGGCGGCGCAGGACAAGGTGCTGTCCGCGTCGGCGAACCTTGCGCAGCTGCTGCCGACGGGGTCGGTGATGGCGTATCAGGCGCTGTCGTCGTCCTTCAACAACCACGGCGAGTGCTACACCTCCAACTGGTGGCTCACCGTCTCCCTCGTCAGCTTCCTCACCGTCTTCTGCGTCTTCTTCGCCTTCACCGACAGCATCCACCACAACGGGAAGGTCTACTACGGCGTGGCCATGAGCGGCGGCCTGAGGATCTTCAACGGGGACGACGACAGCAAATTTGCGATCGCACACGAGAAAAACATCCGTAATGAACAATCCCAGAAGGAGGCGACGACCCTAACCGGgtggagatcaatctccagaAGAAATGCCCAGAAAGTCACGGACAGTACTGCCGCAGCAGTGCCCGTGAAACCTAACGATCTGACACTGAGACCGGAAGAGATCAGGGCAATtcaggcgctgacgggtgagCTAAAGAAGCGGAAGCTCCACTGGCTGGACGGCGTGCACGCCTTCTTCACGGCGGTGGTGTTCCTGTCCGTGGCGTTCAGCGACGTGGGGCTCCAGAAATGCCTCTTCCCGCACGCCGGCCGCGACACCATGGAGCTGCTCAAGAACATGCCCCTGGGCATGTCTTTCCTCTCCAGCTTTGTCTTCATGATCTTCCCCACCACACGGCACGGCATTGGGTTCCATGGCAGCGACAACAGTACCTCCTCCGAGGTGGGGGGCCCTAAGCCGGAGGGGGAAAACAAGATCGATTCCGCCATGGCGGTGTACCTTaagaaagaggaggaaaaGAAGATGAATTCCTCCGTGGTGATCGAAGTTGAGacagaggaggaagacgagatCAGTTCCTCCGACGTTCCGGGCAGTAATGCCTCCTCCAGAACAGTTGCCGATCCTGAAGACATCAAAGCACCACGCTTGGCGGTCAAATTCTACCAGCCATAG